The genomic DNA TCGAAGAGAACTTGCGTGGAAACGACACGTCGATCAATAACGGTGACATGGTAAAGGCTCTCGAAGAAGTCGACGTTTACGAGCGACTATTCCGACTGCCCGAAGGACTCAATACCGTTGTTTCAGCTAGTGACGCGATGCTAGGTATCGAAACAACCTATGCTGTTGGCGTTGCCCGAGCATTGCTGCACAAACCGTCGATCGTGCTAGCTGCCGAACCGCCACCTCCGGCGGAACACCTATCGGATGATCGCTGCTTAGCGGCCCTGCGACGACTGCAGCAATCCGGCAGCCTCGTGATCATTCTTCCGCGTCGACTGCAAACGCTGCGAAGCGCCGACCGAGTCGTGCTGCTCAATGGGCCTCGACTCGTCGGGGAAGGGAAGCATGCTGAACTGCTAAGCGAAAGCGATCTGTATCGGCATTTGAATTACCTGCTATTCAACCCCTATCGCCACAACAAGTAGAAACCCGAAACGCTCGGTATCTTGCATGAGACTTTCGGCGTGACACGCTACCTTTCAAAGGTCGATTTGTTACGCAGCATATGGTGATAGTGCTGAGCAAAACGGTGTGACTCGTCTCGTACGTATTGCAACAATCGAAGCGCGTACGAACTCTTGCTTAACTTGATCGACTCGCTAATGCCCGGGCGAAAGATTTCCTCTTCACGCTTGGCCAATGAAATTACGGTTGGCGGAGTGATGTCCTGGTCACGAAAAGCGGCCATCGCTGCGTTGAGTTGCCCCTTGCCACCGTCGATCAACAGGATATCCGGAAACGAATCGCCTTCGTCCGCTAAACGACGAAAGCGTCGGGAAACAACTTCGTACATGCTGCGAAAGTCGTCGATGCCATCAACATCCTGGATCCTGAATCGACGATAGCCTGGTTTGAACGGCAAGCCGTCAATGAACTGAACCAACGAGGCAACCGTTTCACCACCGCCTAAGTGAGCGATATCCATCCCCTCAATCACTCGTGGTGTCTCCGACAAACCCAACACCTTCCGCAAACCCGTGAGCCCCTTCTTGGGATCCACGTAAAAGACTTCTGGCTGAGCATGGGTTTCCAGTTCGCCACGTTCTTCAAGGCGTTCAAGCATGTTGATCTCGTCACGCAAAACAGCAGCGCGTTCAAAATCCAAGGACTTGCTTGCGGTCATCATCTCTTCCCGCATTTCCTGAATCAGCTTCTTCTTTCCGCCTTCCATGAATGTTTGCAGCCGACGAATATCACGCCGGTACTCTTCCTTGCCGATTCGCAAGTTGCATGGCGCCGTGCATTGATTGATGCTGGCGAGCAGGCATGGTCGGAACCATTGCCATTTTTCATCCGATTCGCTGATGTCGAGCGTGCAGGTACGAAACTTAAAGATTCGCTGTAGAACCTGAATGGCCCCTCGGAGCGCACCGGCGCTCGGGAAAGGCCCATAAAGTTTGACGCCGCGTTCTTTGGGTTCGCGTGTGACCTCGACGCGAGGAAACTCGTCTCGCGTCGTGATCATTAAGTAAGGAAAGGTCTTGTCGTCCTTGAGATCTTTGTTGTGTTTGGGTTGAATGTCTTTGATCAACCGCGATTCCATCAACAGAGCGTCAACTTCGCTTTCACACTCGATGAATTCAATGTCCGCTATCTCGGTGACCCAATTGGCAGTCCGCGCATCCTCAGCCGCTGCCTTCAAGAAATAGCTACTCGCACGACTACGCAAGTTCTTCGCTTTACCGACATAGATGACCACTCCCGCAACATCCTTCATCAGATAGATGCCGGGAAGTTGCGGAAACGTTTTGACCTTCGCCGAAGCGTAGTCAAAGCCAAAATCCGAGCTCGGCTCGCTTGATTCGGTATTGCCGGAATCGGGTTCAGTCATCCTGACCACTTTGCTTGGAGAATAACTTCAAAAGAAGAATGACTATTGAGGCACCGGCAAGGAATTTAATGACGGTGGATCCGACTCCTGCAAAAGTGTCGATCGCTTTCGTGTGCTTCGTGGGGCGGTAAAGATGGTTTGCTCAATGGGTTCGCCATCACCAAAATCCATCACGTCATCGACGGTTGGAGTTGGGATTGGTGTTGGGTTGGGCTGATCAACCGGAAGCGTATTCAACTTCGTTGCACCTTTGCTTGCCTCAATAGCCGATCCGGATGCCCCGCTCCCAGAATCGGCCTCGTCCGCATAGCTCGCTCTGGCAACCGGAGCGGCTGGCTTGGACTTATTCAAGCGATTGCCGGCAACATTTGCGTTGTCGGAACTTCCCGATCCCTTACCTCCAGAGCCATTGAAGAAGCCGCCGATCATAGATCCCAATCCAGTCGCCAAGTTGCCAGACTTCGGCGCCGAATCGTCACTCGCGACGGTATTGGATGACTTAGATTTGGGTTCCACATTCGTGAGTGTCAGGGTCTTGGTTGCCAATTGACCGTTTCGAACGATTCCAAGCGTCAACTTTTCCCCAACCTGTCGCTGCTGTAGTTCCTGACGAAGGGCACTGCCATCGGCAAGCAAGCGTCCATCCACGGAAACGATGCGATCGCCCGGTTTCAATCCTGCTACATCACCGGGCATGTTATTGCGAACATCGGTCACCAAAACGCCTCGCAGTCCGCGCGGGTCCTCGATGATTAACCCTAGTCGAACACGATTGGCCGGTGATCTAGCTTGACGCGGCTGAGTTGGAGGCTTGGCTGCCGAAACGACATCCTGATCCTCTGTTTCGGAGTCCATGGATGAATCCAATTCCGAGTTTGACGCCAGTTCAGCATTCTCTTGCGATGGCAACTTACTCCTCTGACTGTTCGCGTTTGCGTCAGGTTTTTGTCCAGTCGAACGAGCCACCAAAGGCACCGAAGTAACGTAAAGCTGTCGATCACGAACGAACTGGACCTTGATCCGATCGCCCGCCTCATGAGTTCGAAGAATGGACGCGATTTCGGAAACCGTTGTGGTGCGAACATCGTCGATCTTCACAATTTGATCACCCACACGCATTCCCCCCTCGTCAGCAAAGGAATCTTCGCGAATGCGAGCTATCCGAACTCCCGATGCCCCCGCCGAGTCCTTAAAAACGTCAATTCCCATCGAGGCGTATTTCGATGGAGTTGAAGCTTCCTTATCCAAAATCGAGGACTTTGAGGACTTCGAGGGCGATTCATCAGAATCCATTTCGTTGGAGTCATCCGCCAAAATTGACGACCCAAAATCTTCTTCATCACCGTCTTTGTTCAGCGAGACACTTGGACCAGATTTTTCGTCAGCCGGATTGATCGCCGACGCACGTGTTGGATTGGCTTCGGCTTTACCATCATCGTTGTCAGCAGTTCGCCCGTATCGAGCGACCGCACCGCTTGTCGCTGGTTTGGCTGCTCTTTCCGCCGTTCCTGGAGCCTGACGCGGTTGGGTCAACTGATTCCGCCCCTGATAGTTCGGCTGAGCGTAGTTTTGACGCGGGTCAGTCGCCGGTGGCCTTGTCGGTGGTGCTGCGTATCGTTGTTGACGAAGCGCCTGGAGACGACGAAATAGCTGTGCGTCAGCAGTATTGGAATCCCCCACCAACCAAGCAATCGAAACGAGGAAAGTCAGTAGAACGAGAGATTGTGAACGTGGCATGGCCATCACCGGATAAGAATTCGACAAGCAGTTTTACGGTCCGGCAATCCTTACCTCACCGCGATAGTCTGTATGATACGAGCCAATGCAGATAAGAAAAACGGGTTGGATCGAAAACAAGGCGAGCGTATTGACTCAAAACCAAGCAAATTACAGGGTCGAAAGCACGCCGATCGAACTTTTGCCGGAAAAGCTTCCGGTTTGGCTGCAAGGAATTTCGATCGGAAGAGCGCAGATCATCGTCGATCAACTGCGTTCGGTTATTTCCGACCGGAAAGAGGACCCGAAATCGCAGCCCGCTGTGATCTGGTTGACTGCAACGCCGACCCAGACAAAGCCGGGAGACGAAACATTCGATCCAGTTGTCCCCGTTTCAATAATCGCGGTGCAGGGCAGGGTCACGAGCCAAGAACACGCCGATACCGTCACCGTCATCCACGGCGGCCCAATGGGACCTAGCGACAACGGTGCTCCTACCGACAACGGCGCTTTAATTAACAACGACGTTTCATCGGAAGCTTTTGTCGAATTGACAGAGGCGTTTGATGAACAAATGCGAAACCGTGGTGTGAAGTTTGCGCAGTGGGCGACAGACCCCGACCCATCGCAGGAAGCGACGTTGCAATTCGAGTGTTTTGGATTCGCAAAACTTGCGACGCTGCAATACATGAGTGGACAGTTTCCAAGAACGCACAGCCAATTAGAAACTGATCGAAAGCGCAATAACAACGCGAGGCTGAAACCATCGCCAGTGTCGCTTAGAGCGATCAATGTCGATGACGCAAAGTCTCTTGAACGATTCGTTAATATTGTCGAGCAGACCTATGTTGATACGCTCGATTGTCCGCAACTTAACCAGTTTCGTTCAGCGGCGCAAACGATATCTGGCTATCAAACATCCACGGCCTACGACCCATCGCGCTGGTTCGAAATCGTTGACGCAGATGATTCAGCCATTGGCGCGGTCATCTTGGCCACTCATAGCGAAAAAGCCAGTGAATTAGTCTATATGGCGCTCATTCCCTCTGCCCGTGGAAAGGGACTTGGGCATGAAGTTATGCAACGAGTGATCGAAGAGATTCAGATTCGTTTGTCACCTTCGGAACAAAACATAACGATTCCACAACTAGTGCTGGCGGTCGATGAAAAGAACGTCCCGGCAAAAAGAATTTACGAAGCAGCGGGACTCAAACCCATGATTCGTGAATGCGTTTGGGGAAAACATTTTACTGATCAAGCGATGCGGTAATTCGGTTCTGTTCAACGACGTTGACGTTTTTCAAATCGCGGTGATGCAACTTAGAAAAACGTCGTTTTGCACGGACGATTCGTGGACGCATCCCAGCAGCGCGTCGCCTTCCTCTTTGCTCTGCCAACACCTTTTCCACCAGCACGAAAACTCGATTCTTCATCGCGAATCCGCCATGCAATTTTTGCATTCACAAAGACAACCAGTCACACGCCTGCAAAATCGGGATTTCCGGGGCAACGAGCGACACGAAAAGGAAAGCATCGCACAATCTTCAATTTCTCTTCACGAGACTATTTGACTTCAATGCTAGCAACCATAGAATCACCCCTCACGCCCACAGGAGGTCTTTCTCACCGGGCGCGCCCCGCTCACGGGGCGACTTGGGCTGAACGACCCGTCAATGCCGTTCAGGTCATCTTACTCATCAAACTTTCGCTGGCTTATTCGCACCTTGCCGGTAGAGTTCTCGATGAGTGGGGAATCGGAATTTCCACACCCGCAACACGTCCATGCCCGCAACACGTCCATGAAGGAGGATTGCGCTCAACGTATGTCCGCACCGCACGGCTGCACCGATGGCAAGGATGTCATTGGAAAATTCACGGATGCTTTGAAACAGCGGCTTGGCGTTGATCGATTCCGAATGTGGTTTTCACACGGAGTCACCTTCAATGTGGAATCTTGCGGCGAAGGGAATCGCGACACTCTTGTCGTCGAGGTCCGCGGCCAATTCGCGCTCGACCGTTTGCAGAAAAACTTTCTGACCCAACTTCGTGGGGCAGCGATGCAGGCAACCGGTAGCGCCATGGATGTTGAACTGCGATTGGAATCGGCCATTCCTCAACAAGCCGAACTGCCTTTGGCAATGGAAGCCGGTGGCAATGCATCAGCACGAACCGCCCCTGCCATAAAGAATGCACCGGCACGACAAGCTCTCGGTCAAAACCCGGCCACCAGAAAACCTGCGACTCGACACTCAGCGGCAAGAACGTCGGGAACTCGATCGACAACTAGTCGAGGCGGCACTGCATCTTTGTCGTCGCTAGTTCATAGAGCCGACGGTGCACGAAGTCGGCGGGCGTCCCAGGAATCGGTTCGCGCCGCTCAACTTGATCAACTCCCGTTGCTCGATCACATAGAATCGCTTGACCAGCAAACCTCGCGTTCGGTATCGGCCTCCGCTGGTTCGCAACCCGCAGCAACTGCGACGCCTTCATCGGGTGCCAAACCAAACGCTCGTGCCGCGATGACGATGCAATCGTTTGTCAAAGGCAGCAGCAACGAACTCGCTCACACCGCGGCCTCGATGGTTTGCCAAACGCCCGGTGTTGCCAGTCCGCTATTTTTGTGCGGTCCCTCGGGAACCGGAAAGACTCACTTACTTTCTGCGATTGCGGCCCAGCTTCGTCAACGGCATCGCATGCGACGTGTCATGCACATGTCGGCTGAACAATTCACCAATGACTTTGTTGCGGCTCTTGGCAACAGCGGCATCACCTCGTTCCGAAGTCGCTATCGCGATGTGGACGCATTGTTGATTGACGACATCCAGTTCTTGGGATCCAAGAAAGCAACCTTACGTGAGCTGCTTTACACGATTGAAACGTTGTCGCACTTGCACCGCCCCATGATTTTCAGCGGACTGCAATCGCCGACTGAAATCCAAGGACTCACTAGTGAGTTAGCCGGTCGCATGGCTTCGGGACTGGTGTGCCCACTGCGTGCACTCGATCAAAGCACTCGCGAGACGATCTTGCAAAGGCTTTTCGAAGAACGTTGTCCGATTGCGGTTCCCGCGGACTTCACGACGCAACTTGCCGGAATGATTGCCGGTGATGGCCGTGTTTTAGGCGGATTGGCGAATAACATCAATCTGCTGCAGCGAATGAACAACCGCATGCCGACGATGGATGAAGTTCGGCGAATCGCTGGTGACATGCTTCGATCTGCTCAACCGGTCGCCACCCTTTCGGTTATCGAGACAGCAGTTTGCGAGGCATTCCAATTGCCAGCGGACACCCTACGTGGACAAAAGCAGACGCGTAACGTGACGGAGCCGAGAATGTTGGCGATGTACTTAGCACGCCAGATGACGTCATCGGCTTATGCGGAAATCGCCAGACACTTTGGCGGCAAGTCACACAGCACGGCCATTGCAGCGGAAAAGAACGTTCAGAAATGGATCACCGCTGGTAAATCGATCGGTCGCGGAAGAGCGTTAATGTCGACGCAAGAGGCCATTGATCGCGTGGAAAACCTCCTTCGCGGTGCTTCATAGTTGCTTTGGCAGTCAAATGTTGACTGCCATTTCTGGAACTCGATTGTCAAGATCCTTGAGCGATCGGCGAATCATCCGTTAGCCTGTATCGTAGACGTACGCGATCGTCCCACCCCCACCCCGCTCCACGGACAGGAACCATGATTTCGGACCCCTCGAACTTCAAGTCGAAGAAGAAAAAACCCCAAGCTTCCGCCGCTGAAGTACTGCAGCGAGAGCAACCGTTTGACCTTGAAGCCGAGATGGGTGTGATCGGCAGTATCCTGTTGATGCCCGTGGTCTGCGACGAGATCGCGTCGCTGAAGGCGGACGATTTCTACGACGACGCCAATCGCATCATCTACGGCATGCTCAGAGAGATGCACGATGCGGGCGAGAAGATCGACATCACGTTGTTGGTATCGAAACTGCGGCCATCGGGCGATTACGAAAAGGTAGGTGGCGCGCCGTACCTAGCCAAAATATCCGGTTCGGTTCCCAATGCCGCTCACGCAGCGTTCTACGCTGACATCGTGATGGAAAAAGCGGTCTATCGAAAACTGATTGAATCGAGCACCGAAATTCTGCGAGACGCCTACGAGCAAAACAGCAGCGCCAAAGAGTTGTGTGCTCAAGCCGAGCAAAAAGTGTTCGCCATCATGGACGGCCGCGGTTCGCAAAGCGTGCACAGTATTGCCGACGTGTTGCACCAAGCGATGGATCGAATGGAAGCGCGTCTTCGGGACGAGTACGTCGATGGCGGGTCGGAAACTGGGTTGCGTGACTTTGACGAAATGACCGGCGGACTTCACAATGGCGAGTTGATTATTTTGGCCGCTCGTCCATCCATGGGCAAAACCGCTTTGGCCATGAACATCGGCGAGCACGCGGCGATTAATCAACGCACACCTGTTTTGTTTGTGTCGTTGGAAATGTCAGGAATCGAGTTAGCCGACCGGATGCTGTGTTCTCTTGCCAGGGTCAATGGTCACCGCTTACGCAACGGTACTATTTCATCGGACGACCGCGATCGCTTGGTGATGAAGGCAAATGAAATTAGCCAAGCCCCGCTTTACGTGGACGATTCACCGAGTCGAACGGTTAGTGAGATCGCGGCGGCCGCGCGTCGAATCAAACGACGTGAAGATGGACTTGGTTTGATTGTGATCGATTACCTGCAATTGATCGAACCGGATAATTCACGTGACCCTCGTCAAGAACAAGTCGCAAAGATCGCTCGTCGTTTGAAGGGGATGGCTCGAGAACTCGAAGTTCCGTTGCTTTGCTTATCGCAACTCAACCGCCAAGCTGAAGATGGCAAAGACCACCGCCCCAAACTCAGTCACCTACGTGAATCAGGTGCGATCGAGCAGGATGCCGATGTGGTAATGTTTGTGCACCGCGAAGAGTACTACCACCGCGGCGAAGACAAGGCCCAATTTGCCGGTCAAGCGGAAATCATCATTGCCAAACAGCGGAATGGCCCCATTGGCGATGTGGCGCTAACTTGGGAAGCCGATTTCACACGGTTTAGCGACCGAGCTCCCGAACGACATAACGAGTTTGACGACTACGCCGAATTCAGCAGCCCGGGCGGTTTCTAACCTCCCGCAACTCATTCTTTTTTCTAGCAACGGTGCCTCCCCATGTCGGATTCTGTTTCGTCGGCTTCAGAAGTCAATGCATACTCGGCGGGCACATCGGTCGACGATAGCTCAGTGCCGTCTGAGGTTCGTCTGTGGATGACTCCCGCGATCATCATCATGGCGGTCGTCTGGGCGTTATTGATCATTCCGGGAATGATCGCACCGTTGACGATCATGCACTTCGTGTCTTTGCAAGGTGCCGGAGTGCTCGGGACGCTTTCGTTGACACTTTGGTGGTTGCTGTCTCGCGGCGTTCCTGGCAAGACTCGCCTTCTTGGCTACGTCACGATATTAGCGATCACGATTGCCACGTTCATGTTAATGAACAAGAGCCTAGGAATCACGATGCTGATCTATGGCCTTCCGACTGCGTTGACCATTCTGATCGGATCCTTGACGTTGCTTCGCACGAAAGCTTGGCCAACTCGTAGTCGAGTATCGCTGGCTGCGTTCACCGCATTCATGGTGGCAATCCAGTTCGTTCGGATTGGTCAAATCGATGCTGCGTTCGCGTTCAGCTTGGTGCCACGCTGGATACCGACCGCCGAAGATAAATTTCTTGCGTCGCTGCAAGATGACCAACCGACTGCTGAAAATCAATCATCAGAGGCGGAACCAACGGATGCGACGGAGCTCGTGAACCTTCCCAACGACGTCAGCGACACTGATTGGGCTGAATTCCGAGGACCACGCCGTGATGGAGTGCTACCGGGTGTAACGTTCGCGAAGGACTGGGAAACAACACCACCTAAAGAAATCTGGCGTAGTGATGTGGGGCCGGGTTGGTCGTCGTTTTGCATCGTTGGTGATGTATTGTTCACACAGGAACAACGAGGCGAACAGGAAGTGGTCGTCGCGTACTCCGCTTTGACGGGGAAGTCACTTTGGATCACATCTAACGAAGGACGCTTTGAAGCTTCGATGGGAGGCGTCGGGCCGCGGGCAACCCCCACTTATCACGACGGCAGACTTTACGTCACCGGAGCCAACGGTTTGATTCAGTGCCTCGATGCGAAAACTGGAAACGTGATTTGGAGCTTTGATGGGGCGGAAGGTCGCGAAGCAGCGCCGCTTGCATGGGGTTTCGCCAGCTCGCCATTGATTCACCAAGGTAAAGTCCTAGTGGTTACATCGGGCGGAGATGGCCAAGGCGCGGTCGCCCTAGATCAAGAAGACGGCAGTGTCATTTGGCGAGCCGGACATGGTTCACATACCTATTCGTCGTGCCAGCTTGAAACCATCGATTCCGTTCAACAGGCTTTGGTGGTTAGCGATTGGGGAGTCGAAGCTCTTAATCCCGATACCGGGGAAGTCATCTGGGGCAGTGAATGGCTGATTGACGGCATGCCACGAGTAGTACAACCACTGGTGGTTGGCAATACGGTTTACTTGGGCACCGGGTACGGTAACGGTACTCGGCGCATCGATGTCGCTAAGCAGGATGACGGAAGTTGGTCTGTTAACGAAGACTGGACCGCTAACCTGAAGCCTTACTTTAACGACATGGTTTATCACCAAGGTCATATCTACGGTTTCGATGGTCCCATCATGTTGTCTATCGATGCTGAAACCGGCGACAAGAATTGGAAAGGCGGACGCTATGGGCACGGGCAAGCTTTGCTCTTGCCAGCGATGGATGCAATTTTGGTAATCGGCGAGAAAGGAGAACTGGCACTCGTTGACGCGTCGCCTGAGAAGTTTGTTGAACTCGCGCAGATGCAGGTGCTCGAAGGCATTACCTGGAATCATCCCGTGATCGTGGGCAACCGCTTGTACGTCAGAAACGCCGAGCAGATGGCTTGCTATGAGTTGCCTGAGGAATAATCGGAACAATTCGCACGATCGGCTAGGACAACGCAAAGTGCAAAGTCTTCCTGCCGCGTAGATTCAGGGCGGGGTAACAAAGAGAGGTACGTTTGAGCACGCGAATGTTTCGCCGCTCTTGATCCCGCTCTTAGCATCCGGCCCGATGAATCTAATCAAGTCTGCTCTCCTGGGTGCTCGCAATTGCCTTTGCGCATCGTCGCGTCAGCAACGACTCGCTCAG from Rubripirellula amarantea includes the following:
- a CDS encoding GNAT family N-acetyltransferase, producing the protein MQIRKTGWIENKASVLTQNQANYRVESTPIELLPEKLPVWLQGISIGRAQIIVDQLRSVISDRKEDPKSQPAVIWLTATPTQTKPGDETFDPVVPVSIIAVQGRVTSQEHADTVTVIHGGPMGPSDNGAPTDNGALINNDVSSEAFVELTEAFDEQMRNRGVKFAQWATDPDPSQEATLQFECFGFAKLATLQYMSGQFPRTHSQLETDRKRNNNARLKPSPVSLRAINVDDAKSLERFVNIVEQTYVDTLDCPQLNQFRSAAQTISGYQTSTAYDPSRWFEIVDADDSAIGAVILATHSEKASELVYMALIPSARGKGLGHEVMQRVIEEIQIRLSPSEQNITIPQLVLAVDEKNVPAKRIYEAAGLKPMIRECVWGKHFTDQAMR
- a CDS encoding PQQ-binding-like beta-propeller repeat protein, which encodes MSDSVSSASEVNAYSAGTSVDDSSVPSEVRLWMTPAIIIMAVVWALLIIPGMIAPLTIMHFVSLQGAGVLGTLSLTLWWLLSRGVPGKTRLLGYVTILAITIATFMLMNKSLGITMLIYGLPTALTILIGSLTLLRTKAWPTRSRVSLAAFTAFMVAIQFVRIGQIDAAFAFSLVPRWIPTAEDKFLASLQDDQPTAENQSSEAEPTDATELVNLPNDVSDTDWAEFRGPRRDGVLPGVTFAKDWETTPPKEIWRSDVGPGWSSFCIVGDVLFTQEQRGEQEVVVAYSALTGKSLWITSNEGRFEASMGGVGPRATPTYHDGRLYVTGANGLIQCLDAKTGNVIWSFDGAEGREAAPLAWGFASSPLIHQGKVLVVTSGGDGQGAVALDQEDGSVIWRAGHGSHTYSSCQLETIDSVQQALVVSDWGVEALNPDTGEVIWGSEWLIDGMPRVVQPLVVGNTVYLGTGYGNGTRRIDVAKQDDGSWSVNEDWTANLKPYFNDMVYHQGHIYGFDGPIMLSIDAETGDKNWKGGRYGHGQALLLPAMDAILVIGEKGELALVDASPEKFVELAQMQVLEGITWNHPVIVGNRLYVRNAEQMACYELPEE
- a CDS encoding DnaA ATPase domain-containing protein, which encodes MKEDCAQRMSAPHGCTDGKDVIGKFTDALKQRLGVDRFRMWFSHGVTFNVESCGEGNRDTLVVEVRGQFALDRLQKNFLTQLRGAAMQATGSAMDVELRLESAIPQQAELPLAMEAGGNASARTAPAIKNAPARQALGQNPATRKPATRHSAARTSGTRSTTSRGGTASLSSLVHRADGARSRRASQESVRAAQLDQLPLLDHIESLDQQTSRSVSASAGSQPAATATPSSGAKPNARAAMTMQSFVKGSSNELAHTAASMVCQTPGVASPLFLCGPSGTGKTHLLSAIAAQLRQRHRMRRVMHMSAEQFTNDFVAALGNSGITSFRSRYRDVDALLIDDIQFLGSKKATLRELLYTIETLSHLHRPMIFSGLQSPTEIQGLTSELAGRMASGLVCPLRALDQSTRETILQRLFEERCPIAVPADFTTQLAGMIAGDGRVLGGLANNINLLQRMNNRMPTMDEVRRIAGDMLRSAQPVATLSVIETAVCEAFQLPADTLRGQKQTRNVTEPRMLAMYLARQMTSSAYAEIARHFGGKSHSTAIAAEKNVQKWITAGKSIGRGRALMSTQEAIDRVENLLRGAS
- a CDS encoding PDZ domain-containing protein; this translates as MPRSQSLVLLTFLVSIAWLVGDSNTADAQLFRRLQALRQQRYAAPPTRPPATDPRQNYAQPNYQGRNQLTQPRQAPGTAERAAKPATSGAVARYGRTADNDDGKAEANPTRASAINPADEKSGPSVSLNKDGDEEDFGSSILADDSNEMDSDESPSKSSKSSILDKEASTPSKYASMGIDVFKDSAGASGVRIARIREDSFADEGGMRVGDQIVKIDDVRTTTVSEIASILRTHEAGDRIKVQFVRDRQLYVTSVPLVARSTGQKPDANANSQRSKLPSQENAELASNSELDSSMDSETEDQDVVSAAKPPTQPRQARSPANRVRLGLIIEDPRGLRGVLVTDVRNNMPGDVAGLKPGDRIVSVDGRLLADGSALRQELQQRQVGEKLTLGIVRNGQLATKTLTLTNVEPKSKSSNTVASDDSAPKSGNLATGLGSMIGGFFNGSGGKGSGSSDNANVAGNRLNKSKPAAPVARASYADEADSGSGASGSAIEASKGATKLNTLPVDQPNPTPIPTPTVDDVMDFGDGEPIEQTIFTAPRSTRKRSTLLQESDPPSLNSLPVPQ
- the dnaB gene encoding replicative DNA helicase; the protein is MISDPSNFKSKKKKPQASAAEVLQREQPFDLEAEMGVIGSILLMPVVCDEIASLKADDFYDDANRIIYGMLREMHDAGEKIDITLLVSKLRPSGDYEKVGGAPYLAKISGSVPNAAHAAFYADIVMEKAVYRKLIESSTEILRDAYEQNSSAKELCAQAEQKVFAIMDGRGSQSVHSIADVLHQAMDRMEARLRDEYVDGGSETGLRDFDEMTGGLHNGELIILAARPSMGKTALAMNIGEHAAINQRTPVLFVSLEMSGIELADRMLCSLARVNGHRLRNGTISSDDRDRLVMKANEISQAPLYVDDSPSRTVSEIAAAARRIKRREDGLGLIVIDYLQLIEPDNSRDPRQEQVAKIARRLKGMARELEVPLLCLSQLNRQAEDGKDHRPKLSHLRESGAIEQDADVVMFVHREEYYHRGEDKAQFAGQAEIIIAKQRNGPIGDVALTWEADFTRFSDRAPERHNEFDDYAEFSSPGGF
- a CDS encoding excinuclease ABC subunit UvrC; the protein is MTEPDSGNTESSEPSSDFGFDYASAKVKTFPQLPGIYLMKDVAGVVIYVGKAKNLRSRASSYFLKAAAEDARTANWVTEIADIEFIECESEVDALLMESRLIKDIQPKHNKDLKDDKTFPYLMITTRDEFPRVEVTREPKERGVKLYGPFPSAGALRGAIQVLQRIFKFRTCTLDISESDEKWQWFRPCLLASINQCTAPCNLRIGKEEYRRDIRRLQTFMEGGKKKLIQEMREEMMTASKSLDFERAAVLRDEINMLERLEERGELETHAQPEVFYVDPKKGLTGLRKVLGLSETPRVIEGMDIAHLGGGETVASLVQFIDGLPFKPGYRRFRIQDVDGIDDFRSMYEVVSRRFRRLADEGDSFPDILLIDGGKGQLNAAMAAFRDQDITPPTVISLAKREEEIFRPGISESIKLSKSSYALRLLQYVRDESHRFAQHYHHMLRNKSTFER